A stretch of the Haloplanus aerogenes genome encodes the following:
- a CDS encoding aldehyde ferredoxin oxidoreductase family protein, with amino-acid sequence MPSPGRRDVIRVDLSAGTVARERVPADWRHDFLGGKGLGARYLYEELDAGTDPLGPANRLAFFIGPLSGYLPAESRYAAVTKSPLTGAFLDSYSGGSFADALAGALPDAFGLLIEGAADDPVRLTVADGEARLHDATDLWGADAAEVDAALDGAVACIGPAGENEVAYATIASDGGDHHAGRGGAGAVMGAKRLKAVAVRGDPPEPTGELAALRDRYDDAYRDDDTGRWQAAGETVESVDFANEVGVLSTRGWQGGQFDDAGDIGVEAVREAATGRENEDDAVPGGFRVDTEDGESVPRGGTLMSLGAGLGIDDFDDVARLGATCDLLGMDAISAGNAVAWAMRATDVAAIDADLEFGDADAAERLLAAIAARSSDLGDTLADGVDAAQDRYGAGAVPTVKSMELPAYDPRGAAGMALAYATSDRGGCHRRARPVEREAFARDEWTDADRVTTVIGAQNVRSTLWSLVVDDFAGETMWEDLGAEWLQAVGLDHDRESLATLGERVWTLVRLFNVREGFDRSDDSLPDVFEEPMPDGPAAGRTVDREAFETMLDAYYAARGWAADGRPTPATVDRLGLAALIDDETPLGASPAVDPVEHDGCEQEYGHGHGS; translated from the coding sequence ATGCCATCGCCCGGCCGGCGCGACGTGATTCGGGTCGACCTCTCGGCAGGGACTGTCGCCCGCGAGCGCGTCCCCGCGGACTGGCGACACGACTTCCTCGGCGGCAAGGGCCTCGGCGCCCGCTATCTCTACGAGGAACTCGACGCGGGGACCGACCCGCTCGGCCCGGCCAACCGCCTCGCTTTCTTCATCGGCCCGCTCTCGGGCTACCTGCCCGCCGAGTCGCGCTACGCCGCCGTCACCAAGTCGCCGCTGACGGGCGCCTTCCTCGACTCCTACAGCGGCGGCTCCTTCGCCGACGCCCTCGCCGGCGCCCTCCCCGACGCCTTCGGCCTGTTGATCGAGGGGGCGGCCGACGACCCCGTTCGCCTCACTGTCGCCGACGGCGAGGCACGACTCCACGACGCGACCGACCTCTGGGGCGCCGACGCCGCCGAGGTCGACGCCGCCCTCGACGGCGCCGTCGCCTGTATCGGGCCGGCCGGCGAGAACGAAGTAGCGTACGCCACCATCGCCTCCGACGGCGGCGACCACCACGCCGGTCGCGGCGGCGCCGGCGCGGTGATGGGTGCGAAACGGCTGAAGGCCGTCGCCGTCCGCGGCGACCCGCCGGAACCGACCGGGGAACTCGCCGCCCTCCGCGACCGGTACGACGACGCCTACCGCGACGACGACACCGGCCGCTGGCAGGCCGCCGGCGAGACGGTCGAGAGCGTCGACTTCGCCAACGAGGTGGGCGTCCTCTCCACTCGGGGCTGGCAGGGCGGCCAGTTCGACGACGCCGGCGACATCGGCGTCGAGGCGGTGCGCGAGGCCGCCACCGGTCGGGAGAACGAGGACGACGCCGTCCCCGGCGGTTTCCGCGTCGACACCGAAGACGGCGAGTCCGTCCCTCGTGGCGGCACGCTGATGTCGCTCGGCGCCGGCCTCGGCATCGACGACTTCGACGACGTGGCGCGTCTCGGCGCGACCTGTGATCTGCTCGGGATGGACGCGATCAGCGCCGGCAACGCCGTCGCGTGGGCGATGCGGGCGACCGACGTGGCCGCCATCGACGCCGACCTCGAGTTCGGCGACGCCGACGCAGCCGAGCGGTTACTGGCGGCCATCGCCGCCCGGTCCTCCGACCTCGGTGACACGCTGGCCGACGGCGTCGACGCGGCGCAGGACCGGTACGGCGCGGGGGCGGTCCCGACGGTGAAGTCGATGGAACTCCCCGCCTACGACCCCCGAGGCGCCGCGGGGATGGCACTGGCGTACGCCACGAGCGACCGCGGTGGGTGTCACCGCCGCGCTCGGCCGGTCGAGCGCGAGGCGTTCGCCCGCGACGAGTGGACCGACGCCGACCGCGTCACGACGGTCATCGGCGCCCAGAACGTCCGGTCGACGCTCTGGAGCCTCGTCGTCGACGATTTCGCTGGCGAGACCATGTGGGAGGATCTCGGCGCCGAGTGGTTGCAGGCGGTGGGGCTGGACCACGACCGCGAGTCGCTGGCGACGCTCGGCGAACGCGTCTGGACGCTCGTCCGCCTGTTCAACGTCCGCGAGGGCTTCGACCGGTCGGACGACTCGCTGCCGGACGTGTTCGAGGAACCGATGCCCGACGGCCCGGCCGCCGGCCGCACCGTCGACCGCGAGGCGTTCGAGACGATGCTCGACGCCTACTACGCGGCGCGGGGCTGGGCGGCCGACGGCCGTCCCACGCCAGCGACGGTCGACCGCCTCGGTCTCGCCGCCCTGATCGACGACGAGACGCCGCTCGGCGCGTCGCCGGCCGTCGACCCCGTCGAACACGACGGCTGTGAGCAGGAGTACGGCCACGGACACGGCTCGTGA
- a CDS encoding sensor histidine kinase: MRSESASQRLVWAGTICAIGLVLLLANVPHLLREEGPLAYALGVFFPMVLASGLTTAGYWVYRSDLNGEFLPRVTAWTVSGIVAMAIVTAAMLAYQFAEGSRIITTHLPFVLLNLLTTGGLGGVLIGIYDGFQRQQQRLTEQDRQRYRSLLDAVPDAIFVARIATGEIIDANRTAEQLLDRPREDILGRDQTSLHPDENRDQYAELFEGHVAADEAVETKLPDGSDIHVVTAEGEHVPVEINASRFAYRDDPRFIGVFRDISDRRVREQELRKRTEQLEVLNRVIRHDIRNDMNVITGWVETLPEHVDEDSEEILDRIQETSHHVTELTEISRDYVEIISGSSSAELHAVSLSDAVRNELVTRRETYPEAEFRLEADLSEIEVRANELLSSVIRNLLNNAVQHNDGETPTVTIDADRTEESVIISVADDGPGIPDSQKETVFGKGEKNLDSAGTGIGLYLVKRLVDEFGGDVWIEDNDPKGAIFKVQLQRA, translated from the coding sequence ATGCGATCTGAAAGCGCCAGTCAGCGCCTCGTGTGGGCAGGGACGATCTGTGCGATCGGACTCGTCCTGTTGCTCGCGAACGTGCCACACCTCCTCAGAGAGGAGGGACCGCTCGCGTACGCGCTGGGTGTGTTCTTTCCGATGGTGTTGGCGAGCGGACTCACCACGGCCGGGTACTGGGTGTATCGAAGCGACCTGAACGGCGAATTTCTGCCTCGCGTCACTGCGTGGACCGTGAGTGGCATCGTGGCCATGGCGATCGTCACCGCCGCGATGCTCGCCTACCAGTTCGCGGAGGGTTCTCGAATAATCACGACACACCTCCCGTTCGTGTTGCTGAACCTGTTGACGACGGGCGGTCTCGGTGGCGTGCTCATCGGCATCTACGATGGATTCCAACGCCAGCAGCAACGGCTCACCGAGCAGGATCGACAGCGATACCGTTCCCTCCTCGACGCCGTCCCCGACGCAATCTTCGTCGCGCGGATCGCGACGGGCGAGATCATCGATGCGAACAGAACCGCCGAACAGTTGCTCGATCGTCCCAGAGAGGATATCCTCGGCAGGGATCAGACGAGCCTCCATCCGGACGAAAATCGCGATCAATACGCCGAACTGTTTGAGGGGCACGTGGCCGCTGACGAGGCGGTCGAGACGAAACTGCCCGACGGCTCGGATATCCACGTCGTCACCGCCGAGGGGGAGCACGTCCCGGTCGAAATCAACGCCAGTCGGTTCGCGTACCGGGACGATCCTCGATTCATCGGCGTTTTCCGCGACATCTCGGATCGACGGGTTCGAGAGCAAGAGTTGCGTAAACGAACCGAACAACTGGAAGTTCTCAACCGCGTCATTCGTCACGATATCCGCAACGACATGAACGTCATCACGGGATGGGTGGAGACGCTTCCCGAACACGTAGACGAGGACAGCGAGGAGATTCTCGATCGAATACAGGAGACCAGTCACCACGTGACCGAACTCACGGAGATTTCCCGGGACTACGTCGAGATCATCTCCGGCAGTAGTTCGGCTGAACTCCACGCCGTTTCGCTCTCCGACGCCGTTCGCAACGAACTCGTCACGCGACGGGAGACGTATCCCGAAGCGGAGTTTCGCCTGGAAGCAGACCTTTCGGAGATCGAGGTGCGAGCGAACGAACTCCTCTCCTCCGTGATCCGGAACCTGTTGAACAACGCAGTCCAACACAACGACGGGGAGACGCCGACAGTCACGATCGACGCCGACCGAACCGAGGAGTCCGTGATCATCAGCGTCGCCGACGACGGTCCGGGAATTCCGGACTCGCAGAAAGAGACCGTGTTCGGGAAAGGCGAGAAGAACCTCGACAGCGCAGGCACGGGTATCGGCCTGTATCTCGTGAAGCGACTCGTCGACGAGTTCGGCGGCGACGTCTGGATCGAAGATAACGATCCAAAGGGAGCGATCTTCAAGGTGCAACTCCAGCGTGCGTGA
- a CDS encoding MEDS domain-containing protein — MDTASDREDIEFLRRQDKLALIEALRSLETHDHLALIYKTREEQFDAAIPFIATGLAHNEKCIYITDDNAAEDVIEAASTYGIDVQDALATGDLEIADPSETYLQGGYFDPDEMVEFLHEAVEKAKAAGYSALRATGEMTWQLGGDPGTDALLEYEARLNDFLDAHDCLAICQYNYERFSPEVLREVIRTHPDLVYGYTVAENFYYVPPDEYLDPDAEADLERWLTNIAERERMKRDLQNREDQLDILTTVLRHRLRNDTNLIQGLAEELEETLSGEERERAAKIVDVGNELIDLCEKAGTAEQIIQAQSSVTPTDLPRLVETHLDAFRSRYPDSTFRFETEVEDVCALCADQFGTALDELIENTVKLNRKETCEVEVTVTRREPGAVDLDIADNGQGISEMDVKTLTGEREIDPLYHGSRVDLWIAHWLVTRSRGELRFRENDPHGPIVTIRLPQAESAVDSV; from the coding sequence ATGGATACGGCGTCGGACAGGGAGGATATCGAATTCCTCCGACGACAAGACAAACTCGCTCTCATCGAGGCGTTGCGATCACTCGAAACACACGATCACCTCGCCCTGATCTACAAGACACGGGAAGAACAGTTCGACGCTGCGATTCCCTTCATCGCCACTGGACTCGCACACAACGAGAAGTGTATCTACATCACCGACGACAACGCGGCAGAGGACGTGATCGAAGCCGCATCCACGTACGGGATCGACGTTCAGGATGCGCTAGCGACGGGCGACCTCGAAATCGCGGACCCGTCCGAAACCTACCTTCAGGGCGGCTATTTCGACCCTGACGAGATGGTCGAGTTCCTGCACGAGGCGGTCGAGAAGGCCAAAGCGGCAGGCTATTCCGCATTACGGGCGACCGGCGAAATGACGTGGCAACTGGGCGGCGATCCAGGAACCGACGCCCTGCTCGAGTACGAAGCCAGATTGAACGACTTCCTCGATGCGCACGATTGTCTCGCCATCTGCCAGTACAACTACGAGCGGTTCAGTCCGGAGGTTCTCCGCGAGGTGATCAGGACACACCCCGATCTGGTGTACGGGTACACCGTGGCGGAGAACTTCTATTACGTTCCTCCGGACGAGTACCTGGATCCGGACGCGGAGGCAGATCTCGAGCGGTGGCTGACGAACATCGCAGAACGCGAGCGGATGAAGCGTGACCTGCAAAATCGGGAGGACCAGCTCGACATCCTCACGACGGTGCTCCGACACCGGCTCCGGAACGACACGAACCTGATCCAGGGACTGGCCGAAGAGCTAGAGGAAACGCTCTCTGGCGAAGAACGAGAGCGGGCAGCGAAGATCGTCGACGTCGGCAACGAGCTGATCGACCTGTGCGAAAAGGCCGGGACAGCCGAGCAAATCATCCAGGCCCAGTCGTCCGTCACGCCGACGGATTTACCGCGACTGGTCGAGACACACCTCGACGCGTTCCGAAGTCGGTACCCCGACTCGACCTTTCGGTTCGAAACCGAGGTCGAAGACGTGTGTGCGCTGTGTGCCGATCAGTTCGGAACGGCGCTGGACGAACTCATCGAGAACACGGTGAAACTCAATCGGAAAGAAACCTGTGAGGTCGAAGTCACGGTGACGCGCAGGGAGCCAGGAGCCGTCGACCTCGATATTGCCGACAACGGGCAGGGAATTTCGGAGATGGACGTGAAGACGCTCACGGGAGAGCGAGAGATCGATCCGCTGTACCACGGGAGTCGCGTCGACCTCTGGATCGCCCACTGGCTGGTGACGCGCTCTCGCGGCGAACTCCGGTTCCGCGAAAACGACCCCCACGGACCGATCGTGACGATCCGTCTCCCACAGGCCGAATCAGCGGTGGACTCAGTCTAA
- a CDS encoding ubiquitin-like small modifier protein 1, protein MDLQLRFFATFREAVGQKTLEHGFEDGATVGDVLLTLESEYNGLEGQLLDDQGELQPNLNILKNGREVLHMEGPETVMEDGDTLSIFPPVAGGA, encoded by the coding sequence ATGGATCTGCAACTGCGATTTTTCGCGACGTTCCGCGAGGCGGTCGGGCAGAAGACCCTCGAACACGGGTTCGAGGACGGTGCGACCGTCGGGGACGTTCTCCTGACCCTCGAGTCCGAGTACAACGGCCTCGAGGGCCAACTGCTGGACGATCAGGGAGAACTGCAGCCGAATCTCAATATCCTGAAAAACGGGCGGGAAGTGCTCCACATGGAGGGGCCGGAGACGGTGATGGAAGACGGCGATACGCTGTCGATATTCCCACCGGTGGCAGGCGGCGCATGA
- a CDS encoding AzlC family ABC transporter permease: MFPDDFRAGVRAALPSLLGLVPFGLVAGIAAVNAGLSPLQAIGLSFVVFAGASQLAAVDLLAQDASLAVVVVTAVVINLRMAMYSASIAPYFESLRRRWELVCSYLLTDVGYALSITEFADDEGTSRLWYYLGAAGAVWAIWQLATIAGVFLGTGIPEQWNIGFAVPLVFLTLLVSEVSDRPRLVAALIGGSVAVVGVNWPLNLGLIGGALAGVGSGVLVDRRDG, translated from the coding sequence ATGTTCCCCGACGATTTCCGCGCCGGCGTCCGGGCGGCGCTCCCCTCCCTCCTCGGTCTCGTCCCGTTCGGCCTCGTCGCGGGTATCGCCGCGGTGAACGCCGGCCTTTCGCCCCTGCAGGCGATCGGTCTGTCGTTCGTCGTCTTCGCTGGCGCGTCCCAACTCGCCGCGGTCGACCTCCTCGCGCAGGACGCCTCTCTCGCCGTCGTCGTCGTCACCGCCGTCGTGATCAACCTCCGGATGGCGATGTACTCGGCCTCCATCGCGCCCTACTTCGAGTCGCTCCGGCGGCGCTGGGAGCTGGTGTGTTCCTACCTGCTGACCGACGTTGGCTACGCGCTGTCGATCACCGAGTTCGCCGACGACGAGGGGACGAGTCGGCTGTGGTACTACCTCGGCGCCGCGGGCGCCGTCTGGGCCATCTGGCAGCTCGCCACCATCGCCGGCGTCTTCCTCGGGACGGGCATTCCCGAGCAGTGGAACATTGGCTTCGCCGTCCCCCTCGTGTTCCTGACGCTTCTCGTCTCCGAGGTGTCGGATCGGCCGCGACTCGTCGCCGCCCTGATCGGGGGGAGCGTCGCCGTCGTCGGTGTGAACTGGCCGCTGAATCTCGGCCTCATCGGCGGGGCACTCGCGGGCGTCGGTTCCGGCGTCCTCGTCGATCGGAGGGACGGATGA
- a CDS encoding AzlD domain-containing protein yields the protein MTTDYGPLAIWAVVLAVGVATFAIRYSFIYLFGRIDGVPPRVEEGLRFVPAAVLAALVAPSIVDPGPTVVATVVDGRFLAGVVAALVAWYTDNMFATIAVGLFALWTFGAVL from the coding sequence ATGACGACGGACTACGGCCCGCTCGCTATCTGGGCGGTCGTCCTCGCCGTCGGCGTCGCCACCTTCGCCATCCGCTACTCCTTCATCTACCTCTTCGGACGGATCGACGGCGTGCCGCCGCGGGTCGAGGAAGGCCTCCGGTTCGTCCCCGCGGCGGTGCTGGCGGCGCTCGTGGCGCCCTCGATCGTCGACCCCGGACCGACGGTCGTCGCGACGGTCGTCGACGGCCGCTTTCTCGCCGGCGTCGTCGCGGCGCTGGTGGCGTGGTACACCGACAACATGTTCGCCACCATCGCCGTGGGGCTGTTCGCGCTCTGGACGTTCGGGGCGGTGCTGTAG
- the aceA gene encoding isocitrate lyase, whose translation MTPEDLDTDTVTRDIDNPAAVQFREQLANQQFVFAPGLYHALDARLAEMTGHDAVYMSGYSTVLGQFGFPDLEMVTMTEMVENAKRIAEATTLPVIADCDTGYGGIHNVRRAVREYEKAGVAAIHIEDQTTPKRCGHIAGKQIISREDAEARFSAAVDAKQCDDTVIIARTDAYGSANGDWEEHLERGRIYADAGVDLVWPEMPDPSREDAINYAETIHETHPDLDLAFNYSSSFAWSEEEDPLTFAELGDLGYKYIFITLFGLHSGAHAVYEDFKRLAEDDEEAQFDLEDRYLGHPTESHHELSFVSKYQDIEAQFDPEARRRMESSKGFSEEASDPISSEEREETAPTNDDD comes from the coding sequence ATGACCCCAGAAGACCTCGACACCGACACGGTCACGCGCGATATCGACAACCCCGCAGCGGTCCAGTTCCGTGAGCAACTGGCGAACCAGCAGTTCGTGTTCGCCCCCGGCCTCTACCACGCCCTCGACGCCCGTCTCGCGGAGATGACGGGCCACGACGCCGTCTACATGAGCGGCTACTCGACCGTCCTCGGCCAGTTCGGCTTCCCCGATCTGGAGATGGTGACGATGACCGAGATGGTCGAGAACGCGAAGCGGATCGCGGAGGCGACGACCCTCCCCGTGATCGCCGACTGCGACACCGGCTACGGCGGCATCCACAACGTCCGCCGCGCCGTCCGCGAGTACGAAAAGGCGGGTGTCGCGGCGATCCACATCGAGGATCAGACGACACCAAAGCGCTGTGGCCACATCGCGGGCAAGCAGATCATCTCCCGCGAGGACGCCGAAGCCCGCTTCAGCGCCGCCGTCGACGCCAAGCAGTGCGACGACACCGTGATCATCGCTCGCACCGACGCCTACGGCTCCGCCAACGGCGACTGGGAGGAGCACCTCGAACGCGGACGCATCTACGCCGACGCCGGGGTCGACCTCGTCTGGCCGGAGATGCCCGACCCGTCCCGCGAGGACGCGATCAACTACGCCGAGACCATCCACGAGACCCACCCGGATCTGGATCTCGCCTTCAACTACTCCTCCTCGTTCGCGTGGTCCGAGGAGGAGGACCCGCTGACGTTCGCGGAACTGGGTGACCTCGGCTACAAGTACATCTTCATCACCCTCTTCGGCCTCCACTCCGGCGCCCACGCCGTCTACGAGGACTTCAAGCGCCTCGCGGAGGACGACGAAGAAGCGCAGTTCGACCTCGAAGACCGCTACCTGGGCCACCCGACGGAGAGCCACCACGAACTCTCCTTCGTCAGCAAGTACCAGGACATCGAGGCGCAGTTCGACCCCGAGGCTCGTCGGCGGATGGAGTCCTCGAAGGGCTTCAGCGAGGAGGCCAGCGACCCCATCTCCTCGGAGGAACGGGAGGAGACGGCGCCGACGAACGACGACGACTGA
- a CDS encoding ABC transporter ATP-binding protein has product MVAAIEIDDLRKAYGDVTALDGVSLTVPEGSFFGLLGPNGAGKTTFINVLVGLVRKSGGEARVFGHDVEDDYREARNCIGLAPQEFNVDRFFPIREVLEHKAGYHGIPASEARERADEVLKQVGIYEKRDTRFDWLSGGMKRRFLIARALVTDPDLLILDEPTAGVDVQLRHDLWDLITDLNAQGTTILLTTHYIEEAERLCDEVAILDSGQVVTVSTPDELMDRGTDRITVTFREPIQSAPAIAAGNGQVEAVDVEDGRLVVAASRGGLVAPDLVRELDSAGYEIVDLDVSRTSLEEVFVEMTRTDSAVTDGGRP; this is encoded by the coding sequence ATGGTAGCAGCGATCGAGATCGACGATCTCAGGAAGGCTTACGGCGACGTGACGGCGCTGGACGGCGTGTCGCTGACGGTGCCCGAGGGGAGTTTCTTCGGCTTGCTCGGTCCGAACGGCGCCGGCAAGACGACGTTCATCAACGTCCTCGTCGGCCTCGTCCGCAAGAGCGGCGGCGAGGCGCGGGTGTTCGGCCACGACGTGGAGGACGACTACCGCGAGGCCCGCAACTGCATCGGCCTCGCGCCGCAGGAGTTCAACGTCGACCGCTTCTTCCCGATCCGGGAAGTGCTGGAGCACAAAGCCGGCTACCACGGCATCCCCGCGAGCGAGGCGCGCGAGCGCGCCGACGAGGTGTTGAAACAGGTCGGCATCTACGAGAAACGCGACACCCGCTTCGACTGGCTCTCCGGCGGCATGAAACGCCGGTTCCTCATCGCGCGGGCGCTCGTCACCGACCCCGACCTCCTCATCCTCGACGAGCCGACCGCCGGCGTCGACGTCCAGCTCCGCCACGACCTCTGGGACCTCATCACCGACCTCAACGCACAGGGGACGACCATCCTGCTCACGACCCACTACATCGAGGAGGCCGAACGCCTCTGTGACGAGGTGGCCATCCTCGACAGTGGGCAGGTCGTGACGGTGAGTACGCCGGACGAACTCATGGACCGCGGCACCGACCGCATCACGGTCACGTTCCGCGAGCCGATCCAGTCGGCGCCCGCCATCGCCGCTGGCAACGGGCAAGTCGAGGCGGTGGACGTGGAGGACGGTCGCCTCGTCGTCGCCGCGTCCCGCGGAGGTCTCGTCGCCCCCGACCTCGTGCGCGAACTCGACTCGGCGGGCTACGAAATCGTCGACCTCGACGTGTCGCGCACGTCGCTGGAGGAAGTGTTCGTCGAGATGACTCGCACCGACTCGGCGGTCACCGACGGAGGGCGACCATGA
- a CDS encoding ABC transporter permease — MSVVGLKTLTRREILRFLRRPKNTFAPPLITNVLYFSVFGVILGQRIDTIQGIPYILFILPGLVVLGAISNAFENAAFSIFHGRWNEYIHEPLTSPLSYTEMAAAYVLAGATRGAIVGVLIAFVGAAFTSVGVTRPLYLVGFGVVITVLFAGIGVVGGLWADDWDDLTMMNQFILRPLVFFGGVFYSIAELPPLLETLSYLNPMVYMVNGVRYGFLGASEVDPNVSLAVLAGLATAVVALDIALFRRGYGLTE, encoded by the coding sequence ATGAGCGTCGTCGGCCTCAAGACGCTGACCCGCCGGGAGATTCTCCGGTTCCTCCGGCGTCCCAAGAACACCTTCGCGCCGCCGCTGATCACGAACGTCCTCTACTTCTCGGTGTTCGGCGTCATCCTCGGCCAGCGCATCGACACGATTCAGGGGATTCCGTACATCCTCTTTATCCTCCCCGGCCTCGTCGTCCTCGGCGCCATCTCCAACGCCTTCGAGAACGCCGCCTTCTCCATCTTCCACGGCCGGTGGAACGAGTACATCCACGAACCCCTCACCTCGCCGCTCTCCTACACGGAGATGGCGGCGGCGTACGTCCTCGCCGGCGCGACCCGCGGGGCCATCGTGGGCGTCCTCATCGCCTTCGTCGGCGCCGCCTTCACCTCCGTCGGCGTCACACGTCCGCTCTATCTCGTCGGCTTCGGCGTCGTCATCACCGTCCTCTTCGCCGGCATCGGCGTGGTCGGCGGCCTCTGGGCCGACGACTGGGACGACCTCACCATGATGAATCAGTTCATCCTCCGCCCGCTGGTCTTCTTCGGCGGCGTCTTCTACTCCATCGCCGAACTCCCGCCGCTTCTGGAGACCCTCTCCTATCTCAATCCGATGGTCTACATGGTCAACGGGGTTCGGTACGGCTTCCTCGGCGCGTCGGAAGTCGACCCGAACGTCTCCCTCGCGGTCCTCGCCGGCCTCGCGACGGCCGTCGTCGCCCTCGACATCGCGCTGTTCCGTCGGGGCTACGGGCTGACCGAGTGA
- a CDS encoding S49 family peptidase: MMSDDSDGASLSRAQSYALVVAAAILLSAVLAPVAYDRATAPDGRVAVISVEGFISSSSVTAVQEDLREARENESIDAVVLNVDSPGGSAAASEQLYLAVQRTAQVMPVVASVKSTGASGAYYAMLPARDIYVTPASIVGSVGVRGAAPGPSLPGEIKSGPDKASTTADQRRAQIETLQRAFVGSVMKHRGDELGLSRTEVAHAKVYTGASAVDNGMADQIGSTPEAIDAAAEAADLEDYEVVRKEPPRAGGLILLSTDDGGTVVVEKSPAGYDAVDTPTFLMVYGEVQTTDEVIGNVSA, from the coding sequence ATCATGTCCGACGACTCCGATGGCGCGTCACTGTCGAGGGCCCAGTCGTACGCCCTCGTCGTGGCCGCGGCCATCCTGTTGAGTGCGGTCCTCGCACCCGTCGCCTACGACCGGGCGACAGCCCCCGACGGTCGCGTCGCCGTCATCTCCGTCGAGGGCTTCATCTCCTCCAGTTCGGTCACCGCCGTGCAGGAGGACCTCCGCGAGGCCCGCGAGAACGAATCGATCGACGCGGTCGTCCTGAACGTCGACAGCCCCGGTGGCTCGGCGGCCGCGAGCGAACAACTCTACCTCGCCGTCCAGCGGACGGCGCAGGTGATGCCCGTCGTCGCGAGCGTCAAATCGACCGGCGCGTCCGGCGCCTACTACGCGATGCTCCCCGCGCGTGACATCTACGTCACCCCGGCCTCCATCGTCGGGAGCGTCGGCGTCCGCGGCGCGGCGCCCGGCCCCTCGCTCCCCGGCGAGATCAAGAGCGGCCCGGACAAGGCCAGTACGACCGCCGACCAGCGCCGCGCACAGATCGAGACGCTCCAGCGCGCGTTCGTCGGCAGCGTCATGAAACACCGCGGCGACGAACTCGGCCTCTCGCGCACCGAGGTCGCACACGCCAAGGTGTACACCGGCGCCAGCGCCGTCGACAACGGTATGGCCGACCAGATTGGGTCGACCCCCGAGGCCATCGACGCGGCGGCCGAGGCGGCCGACCTCGAAGACTACGAGGTCGTCCGCAAGGAGCCGCCGCGCGCCGGCGGCCTCATCCTGCTCAGTACGGACGACGGCGGGACCGTCGTCGTCGAGAAAAGCCCCGCCGGCTACGACGCCGTCGACACGCCCACCTTCCTGATGGTGTACGGCGAGGTTCAGACGACAGACGAGGTGATCGGCAATGTCAGCGCCTAA